In Arachis stenosperma cultivar V10309 chromosome 1, arast.V10309.gnm1.PFL2, whole genome shotgun sequence, one DNA window encodes the following:
- the LOC130945969 gene encoding probable sugar phosphate/phosphate translocator At1g12500 → MVEAQTWTTRRMSNPRLLDNSSTNNNPNQVLDIPATPPSEARNNHLNGLKSGIATTTSMSPTILTAIIIASWYFSNIGVLLLNKYLLSFYGYRYPIFLTMLHMLSCSAYSYASINFLELVPPQHIHSKKQFLKILALSAIFCFSVVCGNTSLRYIPVSFNQAIGATTPFFTAIFSFIITCKKETGEVYVALLPVVLGIVVASNSEPLFHLFGFLVCVGSTAGRALKSVVQGILLSSEGEKLHSMNLLLYMAPMAAMILLPFTLYIEGNVFSVTIEKAKEDPYMVFLLLGNATVAYLVNLTNFLVTKHTSALTLQVLGNAKAAVAAVVSVLIFRNPVTVMGMAGFGITVMGVVLYSEAKKRSKLTTH, encoded by the exons ATGGTGGAGGCACAGACATGGACAACCAGAAGGATGAGCAATCCGAGGTTGTTGGACAACTCATCCACCAACAACAATCCCAACCAAGTACTGGACATCCCGGCGACACCGCCATCGGAAGCAAGAAACAACCACCTAAACGGCCTAAAAAGTGGCATCGCCACCACCACCTCCATGTCCCCAACGATCCTAACTGCAATCATAATTGCGTCGTGGTACTTCTCCAACATCGGCGTCCTCCTCCTCAACAAGTACCTCCTCAGCTTCTATGGTTACCGCTACCCAATCTTTCTCACCATGCTCCATATGCTATCCTGCTCCGCTTACAGCTACGCGTCCATTAACTTCCTGGAGCTCGTTCCTCCTCAGCACATCCACTCCAAGAAGCAGTTCCTTAAGATCCTCGCACTCAGCGCCATCTTCTGCTTCTCTGTTGTCTGCGGCAACACCTCCCTCAG GTACATTCCTGTGTCTTTCAACCAAGCAATAGGAGCAACCACCCCGTTCTTCACAGCCatcttctctttcatcataaccTGCAAGAAAGAAACCGGTGAAGTATACGTCGCACTCTTGCCTGTTGTTCTTGGCATCGTAGTCGCCAGCAACAGCGAGCCTCTCTTCCACTTGTTCGGCTTCTTGGTTTGCGTGGGTTCAACCGCGGGTCGAGCACTCAAATCGGTGGTCCAGGGAATCCTCTTAAGTTCAGAAGGCGAAAAGCTTCACTCCATGAACCTTCTTCTATACATGGCTCCAATGGCGGCCATGATATTGCTGCCATTTACTCTCTACATCGAAGGGAACGTTTTCAGTGTGACGATTGAGAAGGCGAAGGAGGATCCGTATATGGTGTTCTTGTTGCTTGGGAATGCCACGGTTGCGTATTTGGTGAATTTGACGAATTTCTTGGTCACGAAGCACACCAGTGCCTTGACTTTACAAGTGTTGGGAAACGCCAAAGCTGCGGTTGCGGCGGTTGTTTCTGTTTTGATATTCAGGAATCCTGTCACGGTTATGGGGATGGCGGGCTTTGGAATAACCGTTATGGGGGTCGTTCTCTACAGTGAGGCTAAGAAGAGATCCAAACTCACAACACATTGA